A region of Paenibacillus sp. 37 DNA encodes the following proteins:
- a CDS encoding aldo/keto reductase yields METRKYGNTGMNVSTLGFGGAEIGKNVSKTDVATLLNSALDAGLNVIDTAECYGDSEELIGEVLSHRRDDYYLFTKCGHAAGIEGPDWDAKVLEQTIERSLKRLKTDYVDVIHLHSCSEEVLRQGAVIEVLQRAKETGKTRFIGYSGDTTDALYAIQTGVFDSLETSLNIADQEAIDLTLPEARKRNMGVMAKRPIANAAWTYETLSEEAYPFIYWKRLSELNYGFLGEDAQAAVETALRFTLSTEGVDTAIVGTAKPNRWQQNADLVAKGTLPQEIYDEIRTRWKEIAGTDWTGRT; encoded by the coding sequence ATGGAAACGCGCAAGTACGGTAATACTGGCATGAACGTAAGTACACTTGGATTTGGCGGAGCGGAAATAGGCAAAAATGTATCCAAAACGGATGTAGCGACATTGCTGAATAGTGCCCTGGATGCTGGATTAAACGTGATAGACACGGCTGAATGTTACGGTGACAGCGAGGAATTAATCGGTGAGGTGCTGTCACATCGGCGTGATGACTACTATTTGTTCACCAAATGTGGACATGCTGCCGGGATTGAAGGTCCGGATTGGGATGCCAAAGTACTGGAGCAAACGATTGAACGCAGTCTGAAACGGCTGAAAACAGACTATGTGGATGTTATCCATTTGCATAGCTGCTCTGAAGAAGTACTCCGACAAGGAGCAGTAATCGAAGTACTGCAACGTGCCAAGGAAACGGGAAAAACCAGATTTATCGGATATAGTGGGGATACAACAGATGCGCTATATGCGATTCAGACCGGAGTATTTGACAGCCTGGAGACTTCATTAAATATCGCAGATCAGGAAGCAATTGATCTTACGTTGCCTGAGGCAAGAAAAAGAAACATGGGAGTAATGGCCAAAAGACCTATTGCCAATGCGGCCTGGACGTATGAAACACTTTCGGAAGAGGCTTATCCATTCATATACTGGAAGCGCTTAAGTGAACTTAACTATGGTTTTCTGGGTGAGGATGCCCAGGCAGCGGTGGAAACAGCACTGCGTTTTACGCTAAGTACCGAAGGAGTAGATACGGCTATTGTAGGAACAGCCAAGCCCAATCGCTGGCAGCAAAATGCCGACCTTGTGGCTAAAGGCACATTACCACAGGAAATATATGATGAGATTAGAACACGATGGAAAGAAATCGCCGGAACAGATTGGACTGGCCGGACTTAA
- a CDS encoding SDR family NAD(P)-dependent oxidoreductase, with protein MNVPTFHLDGQTALVTGAGRGIGKAVAIGLAQSGSDVVLVSRTMKEIEETAAYIYEQTGRKALALTADVTSKEQLEETFQEAISEMGSLDILVNNAGMNIRTPALEVTDEQWETIMQTNLKSAFFASQLAGQHMKERGTGKIINISSVGGHTALRTGVVYGATKAALIHMTKVLALEWGKYGIRVNSVGPWYFRTPLTEKLLDDPQYLQEIVSRTPLQRVGELEEVVGPVVFLASDAAGYITGQTLLVDGGMSIYGF; from the coding sequence ATGAACGTACCCACATTCCATCTCGATGGACAGACAGCACTGGTGACAGGCGCGGGGAGAGGGATCGGAAAAGCAGTTGCGATAGGACTTGCCCAGTCAGGCAGTGACGTTGTACTTGTATCCCGAACAATGAAAGAAATTGAGGAGACAGCCGCCTACATCTATGAACAGACGGGGCGTAAAGCGCTAGCTCTGACTGCGGATGTGACATCAAAAGAACAACTGGAAGAGACGTTTCAAGAGGCGATCTCGGAGATGGGTAGTCTGGACATTCTGGTGAATAACGCAGGTATGAACATACGGACACCAGCACTTGAAGTTACGGACGAGCAGTGGGAGACCATCATGCAGACAAACTTAAAATCGGCTTTTTTTGCTTCGCAATTAGCGGGTCAGCATATGAAAGAACGTGGGACTGGGAAGATCATTAACATCTCTTCGGTAGGTGGGCATACGGCTTTGCGGACAGGGGTTGTATATGGTGCGACCAAAGCTGCGTTAATTCATATGACCAAAGTGCTCGCACTGGAATGGGGAAAGTATGGAATCCGTGTCAATTCAGTAGGGCCATGGTATTTCCGAACACCTTTGACTGAAAAGCTGCTGGATGATCCCCAGTATTTGCAGGAAATTGTAAGTCGTACACCGCTACAGCGAGTGGGAGAACTGGAAGAAGTGGTAGGGCCAGTTGTATTCCTGGCATCAGATGCAGCGGGATATATAACGGGTCAAACGTTGTTGGTTGACGGTGGAATGTCCATTTATGGTTTCTAA
- the xerS gene encoding tyrosine recombinase XerS, protein MEVSNLTNVQKEIDRRKLDDKLPSMPWFVQQFMDYKLPDLSPSTLLEYLRDYEAFFGWLRAEGLSEASSNKEVTLTELEVLRMDSVTAYRLFLTTKREGTNSRITVSRKLSSLRSLFHYLSQIAEDEDFYPLLKRNIMAKIEIKRTHKPKDTAAKLKGKILEEEELLEFIGYILEGYAVDMEKNKQALYSHELNKERDACIASLILNSGLRVSEVVNLNVDDLDLNNKLLYVYRKGNNDETYKTPVYFREQAKDELATYMNLRQSRYRTPKREKGLFIALRNGDSEGSRMTKRAIQAMIMKYAKRFGKPFLTVHKLRHSFATDYYLQNDIYKTKEQLGHASTETTEIYAHLTDKTMSEAIERRTEDGM, encoded by the coding sequence ATGGAGGTGTCGAACTTGACCAACGTGCAAAAAGAGATTGATCGACGCAAGCTGGATGACAAACTACCTTCCATGCCTTGGTTCGTTCAGCAATTCATGGACTACAAGCTGCCTGACCTGTCCCCCTCTACCCTGCTCGAATATCTGAGAGATTACGAAGCTTTCTTCGGATGGTTGCGAGCAGAAGGGCTGTCCGAGGCAAGCTCTAATAAAGAAGTTACCTTGACTGAACTGGAAGTCCTACGCATGGATTCGGTTACCGCCTATCGGTTATTTCTCACAACCAAACGGGAAGGAACCAATTCCAGAATTACCGTCTCTCGCAAACTCTCTTCCCTTCGATCCCTTTTCCATTACCTGAGCCAGATTGCGGAAGATGAAGACTTTTATCCTCTGCTGAAGCGGAACATTATGGCCAAAATCGAGATCAAGCGTACCCATAAACCCAAGGATACCGCTGCCAAACTCAAAGGTAAAATTCTGGAGGAAGAGGAACTGCTTGAATTTATCGGCTATATTCTTGAAGGTTACGCTGTTGATATGGAGAAGAACAAACAGGCACTGTATTCCCATGAGCTCAACAAAGAACGGGACGCCTGCATTGCCAGCCTGATCCTCAATTCAGGTTTACGGGTGTCGGAAGTTGTCAACCTGAACGTCGATGATCTCGATCTGAACAACAAACTCCTGTATGTTTATCGCAAAGGTAACAATGATGAGACGTACAAAACCCCCGTTTATTTCAGGGAACAGGCCAAGGACGAACTTGCGACTTATATGAACCTGCGGCAATCACGTTACCGTACGCCCAAGCGGGAGAAAGGTCTGTTCATTGCTTTGCGCAACGGAGATTCGGAAGGCAGCCGAATGACCAAAAGAGCGATCCAGGCCATGATTATGAAATACGCCAAACGTTTTGGCAAACCATTCTTGACCGTGCACAAATTACGCCATTCATTCGCAACCGACTATTATCTGCAAAATGATATTTACAAAACGAAGGAGCAGCTTGGACACGCTTCTACAGAAACGACCGAGATCTATGCTCACCTTACTGATAAAACGATGTCCGAAGCCATCGAACGTCGTACAGAAGATGGGATGTAA
- a CDS encoding GNAT family N-acetyltransferase, producing the protein MNMKIELVPRERSQVIRHLMQFYLYDFTKYLNIDVDSNGIFPEYPGLEAFWAEEDRKFPFLITSDGAPAGFALVEKLEPGSKDNDYYLTEFFVMQKYRRSGLGTRAAYELFRRFPGRWKVTQVRNNVIAQAFWRKIIGDYTGGRFREKFHPELGNPSQYFVT; encoded by the coding sequence ATGAATATGAAAATAGAACTGGTTCCCCGGGAACGCAGTCAGGTGATTCGGCATTTAATGCAATTTTATCTATATGATTTTACCAAATATCTGAATATTGATGTGGACAGTAACGGCATTTTTCCGGAATATCCGGGTCTGGAGGCATTCTGGGCAGAAGAAGACCGCAAGTTTCCTTTTTTGATTACAAGTGACGGGGCACCTGCAGGGTTTGCTCTGGTGGAGAAATTGGAGCCTGGTAGTAAGGATAATGACTACTATTTGACTGAGTTTTTTGTGATGCAAAAATATCGGCGCAGTGGATTGGGTACTCGGGCAGCCTATGAGCTGTTTAGACGTTTTCCAGGAAGATGGAAAGTAACCCAGGTTCGTAACAATGTCATTGCGCAGGCGTTCTGGCGAAAAATTATAGGGGATTATACCGGAGGCCGCTTTCGAGAGAAGTTCCATCCGGAACTGGGTAATCCAAGCCAGTATTTTGTAACCTGA